The following coding sequences lie in one Deinococcus aerolatus genomic window:
- the nspC gene encoding carboxynorspermidine decarboxylase, whose product MTVTDPHSADFQPPAVTPTESIDWAAIPSPAFVLDESRLRRNLALISHVQQQSGARIIVAFKGFSMWSTFPLLREYGISGATASSLNEALLAREEMQGEVHVYAPAYSEEEFPRILALADHLVFNSFSQWERFKAQVQAARAGGQTIHVGIRINPEYAEVETDLYNPAGPFSRLGVTRREFRADLLDGVDGLHFHTLCEKDSDTLERTLEVVERNFGEFLPRMRWVNFGGGHLMTREGYDLARLVRVVRAFREKWDVDVILEPGSAFGWQTGWLVSSVLDVVHNVKDAALLDVSVSAHMPDVLEMPYRPRILGAGDPPEHEHREAHDYGGGHPYLIGGTTCLAGDVVGEYVFNQPLKTGDRVVFDDMIHYTMVKTTFFNGVKHPDIGILHLDGSYERVKQFGYEEFKAKLS is encoded by the coding sequence ATGACCGTCACCGATCCTCACAGCGCCGACTTCCAGCCACCTGCCGTCACCCCCACCGAAAGCATCGACTGGGCCGCCATTCCCAGCCCGGCCTTCGTGCTGGACGAGTCACGGCTGCGGCGCAATCTGGCCCTCATCTCGCACGTCCAGCAGCAGAGTGGGGCGCGGATCATCGTGGCATTCAAGGGCTTCTCGATGTGGAGCACCTTCCCTCTGCTGCGCGAATACGGGATTTCCGGGGCCACGGCCAGCAGCCTGAACGAGGCCCTGCTGGCCCGCGAGGAGATGCAGGGTGAGGTCCACGTCTATGCCCCGGCCTACAGCGAGGAGGAGTTCCCCCGCATCCTGGCGCTGGCCGACCATCTGGTCTTCAATTCCTTCTCGCAGTGGGAGCGGTTTAAGGCGCAGGTGCAGGCTGCCCGCGCCGGGGGCCAGACCATTCACGTCGGCATCCGCATCAATCCCGAGTACGCCGAGGTCGAGACAGACCTGTACAATCCCGCCGGGCCGTTCTCACGCCTGGGCGTGACCCGCCGCGAGTTCCGGGCGGACCTGCTGGACGGCGTCGACGGACTGCATTTTCACACCCTGTGCGAGAAGGACAGCGACACGCTGGAGCGCACGCTGGAGGTCGTCGAGCGCAATTTCGGCGAGTTTCTGCCCCGCATGCGGTGGGTCAACTTCGGCGGCGGCCACCTGATGACCCGCGAGGGCTACGACCTTGCCCGGCTGGTGCGGGTGGTCCGCGCCTTCCGCGAGAAGTGGGACGTGGACGTGATTCTGGAGCCGGGCAGCGCCTTCGGCTGGCAGACGGGGTGGCTGGTCAGTTCAGTGCTGGACGTGGTGCACAATGTCAAGGACGCGGCCCTGCTGGACGTCTCGGTCAGCGCCCACATGCCCGACGTGCTGGAAATGCCGTACCGCCCCCGCATCCTGGGTGCGGGCGATCCCCCCGAGCACGAACACCGCGAGGCCCACGATTACGGCGGCGGCCACCCCTACCTGATCGGCGGCACCACCTGCCTGGCCGGGGACGTGGTGGGCGAGTACGTGTTCAATCAGCCGCTCAAGACCGGCGACCGCGTGGTGTTCGACGACATGATCCACTACACGATGGTCAAGACCACCTTCTTCAACGGCGTCAAGCATCCCGACATCGGCATCCTGCACCTGGACGGCAGCTACGAACGCGTCAAGCAGTTCGGCTACGAGGAGTTCAAGGCCAAGCTGAGCTGA
- a CDS encoding 2-phosphosulfolactate phosphatase — MKLRVDLLPHGSYPDVVLVIDALRATTTAVTYLERGAQALLLTSTPEAALALRGTRDHLLLAGERGGLPIPGFDLGNSPAGANTPVLGGRTVVMNTTNGTGAAHIAAQSGKHVLLAALTNAHAAARRARALVTEGIAIVCAGTEGRVGLEDVYTAGVLAEYLLAMGEFTLDDGARIALTVRRGAGDPGEALAGSDHGLYLTTLGLGEDVRFASGLSTSTVVPTLVRGGDAPEGTLHFVAG; from the coding sequence GTGAAACTGCGCGTCGATCTGCTGCCACACGGGTCCTACCCGGACGTGGTGCTGGTCATCGACGCCCTGCGCGCCACCACCACCGCCGTGACGTACCTGGAGCGCGGCGCCCAGGCCCTGCTGCTGACCAGCACGCCGGAAGCGGCACTGGCGCTGCGCGGCACGCGGGACCACCTGCTGCTGGCCGGGGAGCGGGGCGGTTTGCCGATTCCCGGCTTCGACCTAGGCAACAGCCCCGCCGGGGCCAATACGCCGGTCCTGGGCGGCAGGACCGTGGTGATGAACACCACCAACGGCACCGGGGCCGCCCACATTGCCGCGCAAAGTGGCAAGCACGTGCTGCTGGCCGCCCTGACCAACGCCCACGCCGCCGCCCGCCGCGCCCGCGCCCTGGTCACCGAGGGCATTGCCATCGTCTGTGCCGGAACAGAGGGCCGGGTGGGGCTGGAGGACGTCTACACCGCAGGCGTCCTGGCCGAGTATCTGCTGGCAATGGGCGAGTTCACGCTGGACGACGGCGCGCGGATTGCCCTGACCGTGCGGCGCGGCGCCGGCGACCCCGGCGAGGCCCTGGCCGGCAGCGATCACGGCCTTTACCTCACCACTCTGGGGCTGGGCGAGGATGTGCGCTTTGCCTCGGGCCTCAGCACCAGCACGGTGGTTCCGACCCTGGTGCGCGGCGGAGACGCGCCGGAAGGCACGCTGCACTTCGTGGCCGGGTAG
- a CDS encoding ribonuclease HII: protein MSSLTPAVTPDWAYEREHWRRGYFRVAGVDEAGRGAWAGPVTVAAVILPGLTTEYPFRDSKQLSAAQRETFAAEVRRVALAWAVEHAWPDEIDRLNILGATHAAALRALARLDPPPQALVTDYLKLRTTLPLSAPPKADALSYSVAAASLLAKTERDAVMCGLDLQHPGYGFAAHKGYGAPAHRAALQELGVSPVHRRSFAPIRRLTERGEGGLWPVNPPEG from the coding sequence ATGTCATCTCTGACCCCGGCAGTCACCCCGGACTGGGCCTACGAGCGCGAACACTGGCGGCGCGGCTATTTCCGGGTGGCGGGCGTCGACGAGGCCGGGCGTGGGGCATGGGCCGGGCCGGTGACGGTGGCGGCGGTGATCCTGCCCGGCCTGACCACCGAGTATCCGTTCCGGGACAGTAAGCAATTGTCCGCGGCGCAGCGCGAGACCTTCGCCGCCGAGGTCCGGCGGGTGGCGCTGGCCTGGGCCGTGGAGCACGCCTGGCCCGACGAGATCGACCGGCTGAACATCCTGGGCGCGACGCACGCGGCGGCGCTGCGGGCGCTGGCGCGGCTGGACCCGCCGCCGCAGGCGCTGGTCACGGATTACCTGAAACTGCGGACCACCCTGCCGCTCAGCGCCCCGCCAAAGGCCGACGCCCTGAGCTACAGCGTGGCCGCCGCCAGCCTGCTGGCCAAAACAGAGCGCGACGCCGTGATGTGCGGGCTGGACCTGCAACACCCCGGGTACGGTTTTGCCGCCCACAAGGGGTACGGTGCACCGGCCCACCGGGCGGCGCTCCAGGAGCTGGGGGTGAGCCCCGTGCACCGCCGCAGCTTTGCGCCTATCCGGCGGCTCACCGAACGCGGTGAGGGTGGGCTGTGGCCGGTCAACCCGCCGGAGGGCTGA
- the rpe gene encoding ribulose-phosphate 3-epimerase, with product MSAEAELPRRVKLAPSILSCDFAHLADELQAVASADWAHVDVMDGAFVPNISFGLPILAAARRASNLLMDVHLMIERPERYLKDFAAAGADSLTVHVESTPHIHRAVQQIRELGKRAGVTLNPGTPLEALRPLLADVDLVLVMSVNPGFGGQKFIPGSLERIRTLRRWLDESGSEAELQVDGGVSSTNARAVVSAGASVLVSGSAVFGKDGAQAGLERLREALK from the coding sequence GTGAGCGCCGAAGCCGAACTCCCCCGCCGCGTCAAGCTGGCCCCCAGCATCCTGTCGTGCGATTTCGCGCACCTGGCGGACGAACTTCAGGCTGTGGCCAGCGCGGACTGGGCGCATGTGGACGTGATGGACGGGGCCTTTGTGCCCAACATCAGCTTTGGCCTGCCGATCCTGGCGGCGGCGCGCCGGGCCAGCAACCTGCTGATGGACGTTCACCTGATGATCGAGCGCCCCGAGCGTTACCTGAAAGACTTCGCCGCCGCAGGGGCCGACAGCCTGACCGTGCATGTGGAGTCCACGCCGCACATCCACCGCGCCGTGCAGCAGATCCGGGAACTGGGCAAACGCGCAGGCGTCACCCTGAATCCCGGCACGCCGCTGGAAGCCCTGCGCCCCCTGCTGGCCGATGTGGATCTGGTGCTGGTCATGAGCGTCAACCCCGGTTTCGGGGGCCAGAAGTTCATTCCCGGCAGCCTGGAGCGCATCCGCACGCTGCGCCGCTGGCTGGACGAGTCCGGCAGCGAGGCCGAGCTGCAGGTCGACGGCGGCGTCTCGTCCACCAACGCCCGCGCAGTGGTCAGCGCCGGGGCCAGCGTGCTGGTGTCGGGTAGCGCGGTGTTCGGCAAGGACGGTGCCCAGGCGGGTCTGGAGCGTCTGCGCGAGGCCCTGAAATGA